The genome window CGTGCCGACGTACGAGCCGAACGAGGACACCGCGCGCGGCGGCTACGTGCTGTTCGAGGCGGAAGGCGGCGAGCCGCAGGTGATCCTGATCGCCACCGGGTCCGAGGTGCACGTCGCCGTCGAGGCGCGCGAGCAGCTCCAGGCCGACGGCGTTCCCACGCGGGTCGTGTCGATGCCGTCCGTGGAGTGGTTCGAGGAGCAGGACCAGGGGTACCGGGACAGCGTCCTGCCGCCGTCGGTGAGGGCGCGGGTCGCGGTCGAGGCCGGGATCGGCCTCACCTGGCACAAGTACGTCGGGGATGCGGGACGCATCGTTTCCCTGGAGCACTTCGGTGCTTCGGCCGACGGCAAGGTGCTCTTCCGCGAGTTCGGTTTCACTGCCGAGAACGTCGCATCCGCCGCCCGGGAATCGATCGCCGCAGCCCAGCGCTGACGCTGATACACGACACGTAGGAGATGCATTTTCCATGACAGACGCACTCAAGCGCCTCTCCGAGGAAGGCGTCGCGATCTGGCTGGACGACCTGTCGCGCAAGCGGATCACGTCCGGCAACCTCGCCGAACTGATCGACCAGCAGCACGTCGTGGGCGTCACCACCAACCCGACGATCTTCCAGAAGGCGATCTCCGAGGGCGACGGCTACGACCAGCAGCTCGCCGACCTCGCCGCCCGCAAGGTCACCGTCGAAGAGGCGATCCGCATGATCACCACGGCGGACGTCCGGGACGCCGCCGACATCCTGCGTCCGGTGTTCGACGCCACCGAGGGCCAGGACGGCCGGGTGTCGATCGAGGTCGACCCGCGGCTCGCGCACAACACCCGGGCAACCGTCGCCGAGGCCAAGCAGCTGGCCTGGCTGGTGGACCGTCCGAACACCCTCATCAAGATCCCGGCGACCCGTGCGGGCCTGCCGGCGATCACCGAGACGATCGGCAACGGCATCAGCGTCAACGTCACGCTGATCTTCTCGCTGGAGCGCTACCGCGAGGTCATGGACGCCTACCTCAGCGGCCTGGAGAAGGCCCGCGAGAAGGGTCTGGACCTCTCCAAGATCCACTCGGTGGCGTCCTTCTTCGTCTCCCGCGTCGACACCGAGATCGACAAGCGGATCGACAAGTTGGGCACCGACGAGGCCAAGGCGCTGCGCGGCAAGGCCGCCGTCGCCAACGCCCGCCTGGCCTACGAGGCGTACGAGGAGGTCTTCTCCTCGGACCGGTGGAGCGCGCTGGAGAAGGCGGGCGCGAACAAGCAGCGTCCGCTGTGGGCCTCCACCGGCGTGAAGGACAAGGCGTACAAGGACACCCTGTACGTGGACGAGCTGGTGGCGCCGAACACGGTGAACACCATGCCGGAGGCCACCTTGGTGGCCACCGAGGACCACGGCGAGATCACCGGCAACACCGTCGCCGGCACCTACGAGCAGGCGCGCGCCGACCTCGACGCGCTCGCGAAGCTCGGGATCTCGTACGACGAGGTGGTCCAGCTCCTGGAGGACGAGGGCGTCGAGAAGTTCGCGGCCTCCTGGAACGACCTGCTCAAGTCGACCGAGGCGGAACTGCAGCGCCTCGCGCCCTCGGAGGGCTGACATCTTGACATCCGTACACGGAGCGAATCCGCTTCGTGACGCCGCGGACCGACGGCTCCCGCGCATCGCGGGGCCGTCGGGCCTGGTCATCTTCGGCGTTACGGGCGATTTGTCACGTAAAAAGCTGATGCCGGCCGTTTACGACCTGGCAAACCGCGGCCTGCTGCCGCCGGGCTTCTCCCTCGTCGGCTTCGCCCGCCGCGACTGGGAGCACGAGGACTTCGCCGGGGTGGTCCACGACGCCGTCAAGGAGCACGCCCGTACGCCGTTCCGCGAGGAGGTCTGGCAGCAGCTCATCCAGGGGATGCGCTTCGTCCAGGGCACCTTCGACGACGACGACGCGTTCGAGCGGCTGCGCGGGACGATCGAGGAGCTCGACAAGGCGCAGGGCACGGGCGGCAACTTCGCCTTCTACCTCTCCGTGCCGCCCAAGTCCTTCCCGGTGGTCATCCAGCAGCTGAAGAAGCACGGCCTCGCCGACCAGCAGGCCGGCTCCTGGCGCCGCGCGGTCATCGAGAAGCCGTTCGGCCACGACCTGAAGTCGGCCGAGGAGCTCAACGCGATCGTGCACGAGGTCTTCGCCCCGGACCAGGTCTTCCGCATCGACCACTACCTGGGCAAGGAGACCGTCCAGAACATCCTGGCGCTGCGCTTCGCCAACACGATGTTCGAGCCGATCTGGAACCGGTCCTTCGTGGACCACGTGCAGATCACCATGGCCGAGGACATCGGCATCGGCGGCCGCGCGGGCTACTACGACGGCATCGGTGCCGCCCGGGACGTCATCCAGAACCACCTGCTCCAGTTGCTGGCGCTGACGGCCATGGAGGAGCCCGCCTCCTTCGACGCCGACGCGCTCGCCGCGGAGAAGACCAAGGTGCTCGGCGCGGTCCGGCTGCCCAAGGACCTGGGCACCTCGACCGTGTTCGGGCAGTACGCGGCCGGCTGGCAGGGCGGCGAGAAGGTCATCGGGTACCTCGAGGAAGAGGGCATCGACAAGAAGTCGAAGACCGACACCTACGCCGCGGTGAAGCTGGGGATCGACAACCGCCGCTGGGCGGGCGTGCCGTTCTACCTGCGCACCGGCAAGCGGCTGGGCCGCCGGGTGACGGAGATCGCGGTCGTCTTCCAGCGGGCCCCGCACTCCCCCTTCGACACCACGGCCACCGAGGAGCTGGGCCAGAACGCGGTCGTCATCCGCGTCCAGCCGGACGAGGGCGTCACCGTGCGCTTCGGTTCCAAGGTGCCGGGTACGTCGATGGAGATCCGGGACGTCTCGATGGACTTCGCCTACGGCGAGTCGTTCACCGAGTCCAGCCCGGAGGCGTACGAGCGCCTGATCCTGGACGTGCTGCTGGGTGACGCCAACCTCTTCCCGCGGACGGAGGAGGTCGAGCTGTCCTGGAAGATCCTCGACCCGATCGAGGAGTACTGGGACGAGCACGGCAGGCCCGCGCAGTACCCGGCCGGAACCTGGGGGCCCGTCGAGGCGGACGAGATGCTTCAGCGAGACGGACGGAGCTGGCGCCGGCCATGAAGATAGACCTCACGGACACCACGGCCAGCAAGATCAACAAGGCGCTGGTGCAGGGTCGCCGAGCGATCGGCACGCCCGCCGTCGGCATGGTGCTCACGCTGGTCATCGTCACCGACGAGGAGAACGCCTACGACGCGCTGAAGGCCGCGAGCGAGGCCTCGCGCGAGCACCCCTCGCGCACCCTCGTGGTCATCAAGCGCGTCTCGCGTTCGCCGCGCGACCGCACCTCCTCGCGTCTGGACGCGGAGGTGCGGGTGGGCGCGGAAGCGGGCACCGGCGAGACGGTGGTGCTGCGGCTGTACGGCGAGGTGGTGGACCACGCCCAGTCCGTGGTGCTGCCGCTGCTGCTGCCGGACGCGCCGGTCGTCGCCTGGTGGCCGGTGAACGCGCCGCTCGACCCGGCGAACGACCCGCTCGGCGCGCTCGCGCAGCGCCGGGTGACGGACTCCTACACGGCGGAGGCGCCGGTACAGGAGCTGAGCGCCCGGGCCGATGCCTACACACCCGGCGACACGGACCTGTCGTGGACCCGCATCACGCCCTGGCGTTCGATGCTGGCCGCGGCCCTCGACCAGGTCACCTGCGAGGTGCGCAAGGTCGAGGTGGAGGGCGAGGAGTTCAATCCGAGCTGTGAGCTCCTGGCGATGTGGCTGGCGGACCGCTTGCACGTCCCGGTGAAGCGCTCGCTCTCCTCGGGCCCCGGCCTGACCGCTGTCCGCATGGAGACCAGCTGCGGCCCGATCACCCTGGGCCGCGCGGACGGCTCGCTCGCGACCCTGTCCATCCAGGGCCAGCCGGACCGTGCCGTGGCGCTCAAGCGCCGGGAGACGGCCGAGCTGATAGCGGAGGAGCTGCGGCGGCTGGACCCGGACGACACGTACGCGTCGGCGCTGCGGTACGGGGTGGACCGGCTGAACACGGAGGCCGCCGAGGCTCCGGCTCGCGAGCCGGAGGCGGTCGAGGCCCCCGTGGAGACGGCCGCGAAGGCACCCGCGAAGAAGGCCACCAAGAGGGCCCCGGCGAAGAAGGCGGCCGCCAAGTGACTGCTCCGCAGCTCGTCGTGCACCGCGACAAGGAGTTGATGGCCCAGGCCGCGGCGGCCCGGCTGATCACGAAGATCGTGGACGCGCAGGCCTCGCGCGGCTCCGCGTCGGTCGTGCTCACCGGTGGCCGCAACGGCAACGGACTGCTCGCCGCGCTCGCCGCCGCACCGGCCCGGGACGCCATCGACTGGGGCCGCCTGGACCTGTGGTGGGGCGACGAGCGGTACCTGCCGGAGGGCGACCCTGAGCGCAACGTGACCCAGGCCAGGGAGGCTCTGCTCGACTCCGTGCCGCTGGACCCGAAGCGCGTGCACGCCATGCCCGCGTCCGACAGCCCGTACGGTGCGGACGTGGAGTCCGCGGCCGAGGCGTACGCGGCGGAGCTGGCCCGGGCCGCGGGTCCCGAGAACCACGGCTCGGTGCCGACCTTCGATGTGCTGATGCTGGGCGTCGGCCCGGACACGCATGTGGCGTCGCTGTTCCCGGAGCTGCCGGCGGTGCGGGAGACGGAACGTACGGTCGTCGCCGTCCACGGCGCGCCGAAGCCGCCGCCCACGCGTATCTCCCTCACCCTGCCGGCGATCCGGGCGGCGCGCGAGGTGTGGCTGCTGGCGGCGGGCGAGGACAAGGCGCAGGCGGCGGCGATCGCCCTGTCGGGCGCGGGTGAGATCCAGGCGCCGGCGGCCGGCGCGCACGGCCGCTCGCGCACGCTGTGGCTGCTGGACGCGGCGGCGGCGTCGAAGCTACCGCGCTCTTTGTACCCACCGGCGTCGCCGTGAGGGGGGTGCGGCCGGGTGGTTCTCGCCCCTGCCGCCCCTACCCGTCCCGTCCCTGGGGGTGCGCCCCCAGATCGCCTGTAGGCCTTCGGCCTCGTCCTGAAACACCGGGGGCTGATTATTCAGCCCCCGGCGTTTCAGGATCGAGGGTGCGGGGGCCGGCACCCGAAGGGGGTCTGGGGCGGAGCCCCAGCAGGGTTGAAGGGGCGGAGCCCCCTGGGAGACGGGACGGGTAGGGGCGGCGGGGGCGAAAACCCTCTCGCCGCGCCCCCTACTTCACCGAGCCCGCCATCACCCCCTGCACGAAGTGCCGCTGGAACGCGAAGAACACGACCACCGGCACGATCAGTGACAGGAACGCCCCCGGCGCCAGTACATCGATGTTGCTGCCGAACTGCCGTATCTGGGACTGGAGTGCGACCGTCAGCGGTTGTGAGGAGCTGTCCGCGAACAGCAGCGCCACCAGCATGTCGTTCCACACCCACAGGAACTGGAAGATGGCGAGGCTCGCGATCGCGGGCCGCCCCACCGGCAGGACCAGCCGGGTGAAGATCCGCCACTCACTCCCCCCGTCCATCCGCGCCGCCTCCAGCATCTCCTTCGGCATCTCCGCGAAGTAGTTCCGCAGCAGGAACACCGCGAACGGCAGCCCGTACGCCACGTGGAAGAGGACGACGCCGGGGATCGTCCCGAACAGGCCCAGCGCGCCGAAGAGCTTCGCCACCGGCAGCAGACCGATCTGCACCGGCACCACCAGCAGCGCCACCACCAGCAGGAACAGCGGCTCCCGCCCGGGGAAGTCCAGCCACGCGAAGGCGTACCCGGCGAGCGCCGCCAGCACGACCACCAGCACCGTCGCCGGCACCGAGATCAGCACGGTGTTCCAGAAGGCCTGCGTGATCCCGGCGTTCTTCAGCAGCGCCGAGTAGTTGTCGAAGGACAGCTGTCCGGGGCTGACCAGCGCTGTCCACCAGCCGCCCTTCGCGGTGTCCTGCGACGAGCGCAGCGACGACACGAACAGCCCCGCCAGCGGGGTCAGCCAGATCAGGCCGACCACCACCAGGAAGGCCTGCACCAGCCCGTTGCCCAGCCCCCGCCTCACCGCGTTCATCGCTGACTCCTTCGGAAACGCCGGACGTTGAAGACCATCGCGGGGATCACCAGCAGCAGGAGCAGCACACCCAGCGCACTGCCGAGGCCCTGGTTGTTGCCGCCGCCGAACGACACCAGCCACATCTGGGTGGCGAGTACGGTCGCGTCCTCCTGCACCGGCCCGGGCGCGATGATGTAGACGAGGTCGAACACCTTCATCACGTTGATGACGAGGGTCACGAAGACCACGGTCAGCACCGGTGCCAGCAGCGGCACCGTGATCCGCCGGAAGATCTGCCACTCGTTCGCCCCGTCCATCCGCGCCGCCTCCAGCGCGTCCCGCGGGAGCGTCGACAGCCCGGCGCCGATCAGCACCATCGCGAAGCCGGTCCAGATCCACAGGTACGCCCCGATGATCGCCGGCGTGACCAGCGTCGGCCCGAGCCAGGACACCCCCTGGTACGGCGCCGCGAAGTTCGAGGCCGGCAGCTTCACCGTGTACGAGCCGGACTTCAGCCCCTGGAAGCGGAAGGAGCCGTCGGCCGCCGTCGTCGTACCGGCCACCGTCCGCCCGTCGCGCACGGCCTCGACCTTCATCCCCGGCAGCCCGCTCTCCCGCGGGTCCACCTTCCCCTGCTTCCCGCCGCCACCGGGCGTGAAGTCCAGGTAGACGACCCCGCGCAGTTCGTCCGATGCGGCCTTCTTCCCGGCCGCCGCGTACGCGGGCGAGGCATCCTTCGGCAGGTCCTTGGGCAGCACGCCGACCATCGGAAGCGTCACCGAGTCGCCCGGTGAGGCGCCCGCACTCGTCGCGTACGACCCGTCACGGCCCTGCGTCAGGCCCTGCCCCTCGCGCGCCCGCGCCGTCGGATACGACGACGCGCCCTTGAACGCGTCGTGGATCGAGACCGCGGCCGCGTTCAGCACCCCCTTGTTGGGGTCCTCGTCGTAGGCGAGCCGGAAGATGATGCCGGCGGCGAGGAAGGACACCGCCATCGGCATGAACAGCAGCAGCTTGAACGCCGTCGCCCAGCGGACCTTCTCCACCAGCACGGCCAGGATCAGGCCGAGCCCCGTCAGCAGCGCCGGAGCCACGACCACCCAGATCGTCGTGTTCCGGATGGCCTTCAGCGTCGCCGGGTCGCGAAACATCTCGGCGTAGTTGTCCCCGCCCACGAACCGGGTGCCGGAGGCGTCGAAAAAGCTGCGGCCGATCGAGAACAGCACGGGGTAGACGACGAGCGCACCGAGCAGCAGCAGCGCGGGGAACACGAACAGCAGGGCGATGATCCGCCCCCGCCGCCGGGTGCGGCGCCTCACGGCGGCACCGGCGGCGGTCGGCGGGCTCGCCTCATTCACGAGCGTGGCGGTCATGGCCGGTCAGCCCTGGTACGCCTTGGCCGCCGCGTCCTCCAGCTGGGCCGCGGTCGCCTTGGGGTTCGACGGGTCGCGCAGGAAGTCCTGCAGCAGCTTCCACTCGCCGGCGCCCTTCGTGCCGCCGAAGGCCGCCGGCGCCTGGTCGGACATGTCGAAGCGGACCGAATCGCCCGCCGCGATCAGGGACTTGGCCGTCGCCCGCGTCACGTCGTCGCCGTAGGTGGAGAGGTCGAGCTTCTTGTTCGGGGACAGGAAGCCGCCCGCCTTCGCCCACACGGCCGCGGCCTCGGGGGTCGCCAGGTACTCCAGCAGCTTCATGCCGGCCTTGGCGTTCTTGCCGTCCTTGAGGACGACCGCCGCGTCACCGCCGCTGACGACCGGTGCCGTACCGCCGTCGACCGGCGGGAAGGGGAAGAAGTCCGCGTCCTTGCCGATGGCCTTTCCGAACTGGTCGTGCGCGACCCCGGCCACGAAGTCGCCCTCGTAGACCATGCCCGCCTGGGGCTTGGGCCCGAACACCTTCTCCACGGAGCCCGGGAAGTCGGTGTTCAGGGCTTCCTGCTGCCCGCCGGCGATCAGCTGCTTGTCCTTGAACAGCTTGCCCAGCGTGGTGAGCGCCTCGACCACGCTCGGGTCGGTCCACTTGATCTTGTGCGCGGCGAGCGCGTCGTACTTCTCGGGACCGGCCTGGGAGAGGTAGATGTTCTCGAACCAGTCGGTGAGGGTCCAGCCGTCCTCCCCCGCGACCGCGAAGGCGGCGAGGCCCGAGTCGGAGATGGTGTGCCCGGCCTTGAGCATCTCGTCGTACGTCTTCGGCGGCTTGACCCCGGCCTGGTTGAGCGCGTCGGGGCTGTACCAGACGGTCGACTTGTGGGCTGCCTTGAAGTACAGGCCGTACAGGGTGCCGTCGACGCTGCCGTACTTCTTCCACACCGGTGCGTAGTTGCTGTCGACCGACTTCTCGGTGGTCGCGGACAGCTGCTGGAGCCAGCCCTTCTTGGCGAACTGCTGGAGCACGCCGACCTGCGGGACCATCACGACGTCGGGCGCGTTGCCGCCCTCGATCTTGCTGCCGACGACGGTGGAGACGTTGTCGCCGGTGGAGATGAACTGGGTCTTGGCGCCGGTCTTCTCGCTGAACGCGTCCAGGACCTTCTGGAAGTTCTTCTGCTCGCTGCCGGTCCAGACGCCGGCCACGGTGACCGTCTGGCCGCTGAGGGCCTTGTCACCGCCGCCCGCGGTGACGGGGCCGCCGCCGCAGGCGGTCGCGCCGAGTGCGAGGGCGAGGGCGGTGCAGCCGGTGAGCAGGGTGGTACGTCGTCGCATCATCGTTGATGTCCCTTCGGGGATGGGGGAATGGACGGGATCAGAGGTCGGTGCCGTCGCTGATCCACCAGGCGGCCGTCGAGCCGGGGAGCACCCCGGGCGGGCAGGGGCCGCTGGCCAGCAGGGGGGTGCCGGAGACCGGCGCGGGCGTGGGGGCGGTACCGAAGTTGACGGCGCAGACCAGGTCGTCGCCGCGTACGAAGGCGAGGACGCCGGGCGGGGTGTCCAGCCAGCGCATCGTGCCCTCGCCCAACTGCGGGAGTGAGGAGCGTAGTTGGAGGCCGTCGCGGTAGAGGTGCCAGAAGGAGCGGGTGTCGGCGAGGGCGCGGTCGGTGGCGTGCTCGGCGAACCACTCCGGTTGCGGCAGCCAGGGCCTGGCCCCCTCGGCGCCGGAGGTGAAGCCGAACGGGGATGCCTGCCCGGACCAGGGCAGCGGCACCCGGCAGCCGTCGCGGATCCGGGCGCGGCTCCCGGTGCGGCGGAAGATCGGGTCGGTGAGCACGTCGTCGGGCAGGTCGACGACCTCGGGCAGGCCGAGCTCCTCGCCCTGGTAGATGTACGCGGCTCCGGGCAGCGCCAGCATCAGCAGCGCGGCGGCGCGGGCGCGGGCGGCGCCGAGGCCGCTGCCCTGAGGGGTGGGTTCTCCGTAGCGGGTGACGGTGCGGACCTGGTCGTGGTTGTTGAGGACCCAGGTGACCGTGGAGCCCGTGCCGGCGATGTCCTGCATGGCCTCGGAGATCACCTTGCGGAAGGCGTCGGGGTCCCAGGGGGCGCTGAGCAGGTCGAAGAAGAAGGCCTGGTGCAGCTCGTCCTGGCGGACGTACTTCGCGTGCTCGCGGGCCGTCGGTACCGAGACCTCGCCGACCAGGAGGCGCTCGCGGCCGTCGAGTGCCGTGTACTCCTCGCACACCGATCGCCAGTGGCGCCACACGTCGTGCACCTCGGGCTGGTTCCAGGCCAGCGGGTTGACCGAGTCGCGGGTGCGGGCGTCGGCCTCCGGGTCCGGGGAGTCGGGCAGCTCCGGGTGCTTGAACAGGCCGGCGGCGACGTCGATGCGGAAGCCGTCGACGCCCCGGTCCAGCCAGAAGCGCAGCACCCGGTCGAACTCGGCGGGGACCTCGGGGTTGCGCCAGTTCCAGTCGGGCTGCTCGGGCGTGAACATGTGCAGGTACCACTGGCCGGGGCGGCCGTCCGCCTCCGTGACGCGGGTCCAGGCCGGGCCGCCGAACATGGCGTGCCAGTTGTTGGGCGGCTCGGAGCCGTCGGGCCCGCGGCCGTCGGCGAAGTGGAAGCGGGCGCGGGCCGGGCTGCCGGGTGGCGAGGCGAGGGCCTGGCGGAACCACGGGTGCTCGCTGGAGCAGTGGTTGGGGACGACGTCCAGGAGCACCTTGATGCCGAGCCGCCGGGCGGCCGCCGTGAGCAGGTCGAACTCGGCGAGGTCGCCGAAGAGCGGGTCGACGTCGCAGTAGTCGGAGACGTCGTAGCCGTGGTCGTGCTGCGGGGAGGGGTAGAAGGGGCTCAGCCAGATCCCGTCGACGCCGAGCTTCTTCAGGTACGGCAGGCCGGCCCTGACGCCGGCCAGATCGCCGATGCCGTCGCCGGTGCTGTCCAGGAAGCTGCGGACGTACACCTGGTAGATCACTGCGTCGCGCCACCAGCGACGGGTGTCGATGTGCTTGGGACTCACCCCGTTGACCTGTCTGTGCGTGCTAACGGTTATGCATGCATGTTAAGTAGCCGTTTCAGGAGGGTGTCAACGAACAATGCAGAAGCTACCGAGGAGTTGGGGTGTCAAATCCGGACTTATCGGTGCGCCTAGCGGTCAGATGAGATGTCCGCGTTACCTAACAAGTAACTAGCGATGTGAGATGGCGGCCAGCTCGTGCGCCAGGCGTCGCACTGCCGACTCGGGCGTCTCCTGCCCCGTCAGCGCGTCGTGCACCACCGCCTGCACCGCCAGGCTGACCTGGTCGTAGCGCGGGCTCTTGGGGCGCGGTGCGGCCGCGAGCACGGCGGCGCGCAGGGTCGGCAGATAAGGGAACTGCCGTACGAGTTCGGGGTCGTCGTAGAGCGCGGCGCGCACGGGTGGCAGCGCGCCACGGGTGAGGACCTGGCGTTGGACGCCCTCACTGGTGAGGTACGCGATCAGACGCGCGGCCGACTCGGGGTGGCGCGCATGGGTGTTGACGGCCAGGTTGGAGCCGCCGAGAACACTCGTCCCCGGCCCGTCGGGCCCAGGCAGCGGGACGGCGCCGATCCTCCCGGCCACCTTCGAGCCCGGGGCGGAGGCCGCGACGTACGCGTACGGCCAGTTGCGCAGGAAGAGCAGCCGGCCGTCCTGGAAGGCCTGCTTGGACTCCTCCTCCTTGTACGTCAGCGCCTGCTTGGGGATCCAGCCCTCGCGGACGCCACGAGCCAGGAACCCGATGCCCTGGCGGGCCGCGTCGGAATTGACGGTGACGCGGGCCCCCTCGTCGCCGAGGATGGTGCCGCCCGCCGAGTACACGGCCTCGGCCGCGTTGACGGTGAGGCCCTCGTAGGGCAGGAACTGGCCCGCATAGCCGCCGAGCCCGTACTTGGGCGCGATGGTCTTCGCGTCGTGCTCCAGTTCGGCCCAGGTGCGCGGCGGCGGCACGCCCTCCTTGGCGAGGATGTCCTTGCGATACAGAAGAAGCCCGGCATTCGTGACATACGGGACGGCGTACAGCTGTCCGTCGTAGGTGGCCGTGTCGACGACCGGTGGCAGGAAGGTCCTCAGCGGGAACCGGTCGCGCGACAGCGGACGGATCCAGCCGGCCGCAGCGAACTCGGAAGTCCAGGCGACGTCGATGTTCAGGACGTCGAACCGGCTGCGGTCGCCGCCGCGCAGGTCGGTGGTCATCTGCGCATGCGTCTCGTCGGCGGAGTCCGGCAACTCGACGAGGGTGACCTTCTCGCCGGGATGGGTGCGGTTCCAGCCCTGAAGGAGCGGGCCGAGGTAGCCGGTGAGATCTCCCGCGGTGGCCAGGGTGAGCGGGCCACGG of Streptomyces cynarae contains these proteins:
- a CDS encoding carbohydrate ABC transporter permease, which codes for MNAVRRGLGNGLVQAFLVVVGLIWLTPLAGLFVSSLRSSQDTAKGGWWTALVSPGQLSFDNYSALLKNAGITQAFWNTVLISVPATVLVVVLAALAGYAFAWLDFPGREPLFLLVVALLVVPVQIGLLPVAKLFGALGLFGTIPGVVLFHVAYGLPFAVFLLRNYFAEMPKEMLEAARMDGGSEWRIFTRLVLPVGRPAIASLAIFQFLWVWNDMLVALLFADSSSQPLTVALQSQIRQFGSNIDVLAPGAFLSLIVPVVVFFAFQRHFVQGVMAGSVK
- the opcA gene encoding glucose-6-phosphate dehydrogenase assembly protein OpcA, giving the protein MKIDLTDTTASKINKALVQGRRAIGTPAVGMVLTLVIVTDEENAYDALKAASEASREHPSRTLVVIKRVSRSPRDRTSSRLDAEVRVGAEAGTGETVVLRLYGEVVDHAQSVVLPLLLPDAPVVAWWPVNAPLDPANDPLGALAQRRVTDSYTAEAPVQELSARADAYTPGDTDLSWTRITPWRSMLAAALDQVTCEVRKVEVEGEEFNPSCELLAMWLADRLHVPVKRSLSSGPGLTAVRMETSCGPITLGRADGSLATLSIQGQPDRAVALKRRETAELIAEELRRLDPDDTYASALRYGVDRLNTEAAEAPAREPEAVEAPVETAAKAPAKKATKRAPAKKAAAK
- a CDS encoding ABC transporter substrate-binding protein — protein: MMRRRTTLLTGCTALALALGATACGGGPVTAGGGDKALSGQTVTVAGVWTGSEQKNFQKVLDAFSEKTGAKTQFISTGDNVSTVVGSKIEGGNAPDVVMVPQVGVLQQFAKKGWLQQLSATTEKSVDSNYAPVWKKYGSVDGTLYGLYFKAAHKSTVWYSPDALNQAGVKPPKTYDEMLKAGHTISDSGLAAFAVAGEDGWTLTDWFENIYLSQAGPEKYDALAAHKIKWTDPSVVEALTTLGKLFKDKQLIAGGQQEALNTDFPGSVEKVFGPKPQAGMVYEGDFVAGVAHDQFGKAIGKDADFFPFPPVDGGTAPVVSGGDAAVVLKDGKNAKAGMKLLEYLATPEAAAVWAKAGGFLSPNKKLDLSTYGDDVTRATAKSLIAAGDSVRFDMSDQAPAAFGGTKGAGEWKLLQDFLRDPSNPKATAAQLEDAAAKAYQG
- a CDS encoding ABC transporter substrate-binding protein, which translates into the protein MRWIRAAGRCLLVLAVVMTGYVASGARADEGSAGGRGPLTLATAGDLTGYLGPLLQGWNRTHPGEKVTLVELPDSADETHAQMTTDLRGGDRSRFDVLNIDVAWTSEFAAAGWIRPLSRDRFPLRTFLPPVVDTATYDGQLYAVPYVTNAGLLLYRKDILAKEGVPPPRTWAELEHDAKTIAPKYGLGGYAGQFLPYEGLTVNAAEAVYSAGGTILGDEGARVTVNSDAARQGIGFLARGVREGWIPKQALTYKEEESKQAFQDGRLLFLRNWPYAYVAASAPGSKVAGRIGAVPLPGPDGPGTSVLGGSNLAVNTHARHPESAARLIAYLTSEGVQRQVLTRGALPPVRAALYDDPELVRQFPYLPTLRAAVLAAAPRPKSPRYDQVSLAVQAVVHDALTGQETPESAVRRLAHELAAISHR
- the pgl gene encoding 6-phosphogluconolactonase, whose amino-acid sequence is MTAPQLVVHRDKELMAQAAAARLITKIVDAQASRGSASVVLTGGRNGNGLLAALAAAPARDAIDWGRLDLWWGDERYLPEGDPERNVTQAREALLDSVPLDPKRVHAMPASDSPYGADVESAAEAYAAELARAAGPENHGSVPTFDVLMLGVGPDTHVASLFPELPAVRETERTVVAVHGAPKPPPTRISLTLPAIRAAREVWLLAAGEDKAQAAAIALSGAGEIQAPAAGAHGRSRTLWLLDAAAASKLPRSLYPPASP
- the zwf gene encoding glucose-6-phosphate dehydrogenase, whose product is MTSVHGANPLRDAADRRLPRIAGPSGLVIFGVTGDLSRKKLMPAVYDLANRGLLPPGFSLVGFARRDWEHEDFAGVVHDAVKEHARTPFREEVWQQLIQGMRFVQGTFDDDDAFERLRGTIEELDKAQGTGGNFAFYLSVPPKSFPVVIQQLKKHGLADQQAGSWRRAVIEKPFGHDLKSAEELNAIVHEVFAPDQVFRIDHYLGKETVQNILALRFANTMFEPIWNRSFVDHVQITMAEDIGIGGRAGYYDGIGAARDVIQNHLLQLLALTAMEEPASFDADALAAEKTKVLGAVRLPKDLGTSTVFGQYAAGWQGGEKVIGYLEEEGIDKKSKTDTYAAVKLGIDNRRWAGVPFYLRTGKRLGRRVTEIAVVFQRAPHSPFDTTATEELGQNAVVIRVQPDEGVTVRFGSKVPGTSMEIRDVSMDFAYGESFTESSPEAYERLILDVLLGDANLFPRTEEVELSWKILDPIEEYWDEHGRPAQYPAGTWGPVEADEMLQRDGRSWRRP
- a CDS encoding ABC transporter permease, encoding MTATLVNEASPPTAAGAAVRRRTRRRGRIIALLFVFPALLLLGALVVYPVLFSIGRSFFDASGTRFVGGDNYAEMFRDPATLKAIRNTTIWVVVAPALLTGLGLILAVLVEKVRWATAFKLLLFMPMAVSFLAAGIIFRLAYDEDPNKGVLNAAAVSIHDAFKGASSYPTARAREGQGLTQGRDGSYATSAGASPGDSVTLPMVGVLPKDLPKDASPAYAAAGKKAASDELRGVVYLDFTPGGGGKQGKVDPRESGLPGMKVEAVRDGRTVAGTTTAADGSFRFQGLKSGSYTVKLPASNFAAPYQGVSWLGPTLVTPAIIGAYLWIWTGFAMVLIGAGLSTLPRDALEAARMDGANEWQIFRRITVPLLAPVLTVVFVTLVINVMKVFDLVYIIAPGPVQEDATVLATQMWLVSFGGGNNQGLGSALGVLLLLLVIPAMVFNVRRFRRSQR
- the tal gene encoding transaldolase, translated to MTDALKRLSEEGVAIWLDDLSRKRITSGNLAELIDQQHVVGVTTNPTIFQKAISEGDGYDQQLADLAARKVTVEEAIRMITTADVRDAADILRPVFDATEGQDGRVSIEVDPRLAHNTRATVAEAKQLAWLVDRPNTLIKIPATRAGLPAITETIGNGISVNVTLIFSLERYREVMDAYLSGLEKAREKGLDLSKIHSVASFFVSRVDTEIDKRIDKLGTDEAKALRGKAAVANARLAYEAYEEVFSSDRWSALEKAGANKQRPLWASTGVKDKAYKDTLYVDELVAPNTVNTMPEATLVATEDHGEITGNTVAGTYEQARADLDALAKLGISYDEVVQLLEDEGVEKFAASWNDLLKSTEAELQRLAPSEG
- a CDS encoding glycoside hydrolase family 13 protein, coding for MSPKHIDTRRWWRDAVIYQVYVRSFLDSTGDGIGDLAGVRAGLPYLKKLGVDGIWLSPFYPSPQHDHGYDVSDYCDVDPLFGDLAEFDLLTAAARRLGIKVLLDVVPNHCSSEHPWFRQALASPPGSPARARFHFADGRGPDGSEPPNNWHAMFGGPAWTRVTEADGRPGQWYLHMFTPEQPDWNWRNPEVPAEFDRVLRFWLDRGVDGFRIDVAAGLFKHPELPDSPDPEADARTRDSVNPLAWNQPEVHDVWRHWRSVCEEYTALDGRERLLVGEVSVPTAREHAKYVRQDELHQAFFFDLLSAPWDPDAFRKVISEAMQDIAGTGSTVTWVLNNHDQVRTVTRYGEPTPQGSGLGAARARAAALLMLALPGAAYIYQGEELGLPEVVDLPDDVLTDPIFRRTGSRARIRDGCRVPLPWSGQASPFGFTSGAEGARPWLPQPEWFAEHATDRALADTRSFWHLYRDGLQLRSSLPQLGEGTMRWLDTPPGVLAFVRGDDLVCAVNFGTAPTPAPVSGTPLLASGPCPPGVLPGSTAAWWISDGTDL